The window TATAAGGCGTCTTTTTGATTGGAGTAAACTCATGATTAAGTTGATTGCGTTGGATTTAGACAATACCCTCTTAAACTACCAAAAGCAGATTAGTCCCGCAAACGAACGGGAACTGCGGCGCTTACATGAAGCGGGAATGAAGGTCGTACTCTGTACTGGGCGTCCGATTAACGCCATTTGGAATTACATTGAACAACTGGGACTAACAGAACCAGAGGATGCCACCATCACTTTTAACGGAGGGTTGGTGCTTGATAACACCACCCGCAAAGTGTTGGCTCAACGGGGGATGAGCAAGCAAGCCTTACAACCTTTGTACCAATTTGCGCAGGAGCAGGGCGTTCCGTTGGATGTGCTCGATTTTGACCGAGTTTATCCAGTTAATGATCTGGGCAGTTCGATTTATCGCGATAAGTTAAACGGAAAGATCGACTTTGAACCCCGTTCGTTTGTCGATTTACCGGAGCAAGAGTATGCAAAGGGCATCCTTGCCAATACTTCCGCTGAACTAGACCAGTTACAACGAGCTTTACCGGATTCCGTAAAACAACAATATCACATCGTCCGTTCGCAACCCGAAATTTTGGAATTTTTACCACCGAAAGTGGACAAAGCGGTCGGATTAGCAGATCTCTTACACCACTTTGGTTGGGATTTTTCAAACCTGATGGCATTTGGAGATGCAGAAAACGATGCTGGCATGTTAGAGAAAGCAGCTGTGGGAGTCGCAATGGGTAATGCTTCTCCAGAAATTAAACAAATTGCAAACTACATCACGACGACGAATGACGCAGACGGGGTAGCGGTCTTTTTAAGTCAATATTTTCCAAAGGAATAAACGAACTTTTTCGTTGAAAAATATCCTAAAATAACCATAAACCGAAAATCATCCCAAAAAGTGGTTGACTTTATGACTTTTTCCTGTATATTTAGAAAAAACGCAAAGGAGACCCATCATGAAACCAACGATGAATTTTACGAACAACGTCTTATTCTTGAGCTTAATTAACGAAATTATTATTCGTTAGTGAGGTCAAGCATTTTGGACTGACCTCACTCGCTTGAGGCCAGTTTCTTGTTCGCTTACAGATTCATCGCATAACAGCGCTGGTTAGTAACTTAACCGGCGCTGTTTTTGTTTTAAGATAGGAATTCTGACACCATTATGGGAGGGAATCACAAATGAAGAAGGCACGACGAAAGACAACCGAACCCACGCCCACCAATTGGAAGGGTTGGGTATATCAAGTTTCCCAAGGAGTTTCCAATACGATTTTAGCTGTTTTAGGGATGGGGTTATTACTGAGTACCCTCGGAACCATGTTGCATTGGCAACCGCTCAACGAAGCCGGTTTGATTGGACAACGGTTATTAGCTCCTGCATTG of the Fructilactobacillus cliffordii genome contains:
- a CDS encoding Cof-type HAD-IIB family hydrolase, encoding MIKLIALDLDNTLLNYQKQISPANERELRRLHEAGMKVVLCTGRPINAIWNYIEQLGLTEPEDATITFNGGLVLDNTTRKVLAQRGMSKQALQPLYQFAQEQGVPLDVLDFDRVYPVNDLGSSIYRDKLNGKIDFEPRSFVDLPEQEYAKGILANTSAELDQLQRALPDSVKQQYHIVRSQPEILEFLPPKVDKAVGLADLLHHFGWDFSNLMAFGDAENDAGMLEKAAVGVAMGNASPEIKQIANYITTTNDADGVAVFLSQYFPKE